Proteins encoded by one window of Engraulis encrasicolus isolate BLACKSEA-1 chromosome 23, IST_EnEncr_1.0, whole genome shotgun sequence:
- the LOC134440027 gene encoding piggyBac transposable element-derived protein 1-like has product MRATKTKKKDPVPTTRIQNPSTSIRGRHAPSSALMRRTKTKKKDTASSTLIQHPSTSSSQSSNFHAPRTTKAKKKAGRPGRHSGQGTDTGAWHEDGWQPSHIPFTATPGPRSAAAELDSDQPADFLELFLTDELLQNIVEQTNLYASQYFEAHTATLPHSRHKSWKPVTLLEIKKFFGLTFLTGYVKKPSIDLYWSVEEVVKAWTVRRRLGEDEVEQTEGEGGGAEGDVDVEGRPNRAPYNTDPDSRLPH; this is encoded by the exons ATGCGTGCGACCAAAACGAAGAAGAAAG ACCCTGTACCCACCACGCGCATTCAGAACCCCTCTACATCAATCAGAGGACGACATGCACCCTCCAGTGCGCTCATGCGTCGAACCAAAACAAAGAAGAAAG ATACTGCATCCAGCACTCTCATCCAGCATCCCTCTACATCAAGCAGTCAGAGCTCGAACTTCCATGCGCCACGCACTACCAAAGCAAAGAAGAAAG CTGGCAGACCAGGCAGACATTCTGGCCAAGGCACCGACACAGGGGCCTGGCATGAAGATGGCTGGCAGCCCAGCCATATTCCATTCACTGCTACTCCAGGACCCCGGAGTGCTGCCGCCGAATTGGACAGCGACCAGCCAGCTGACTTCTTGGAGCTCTTCCTCACAGATGAACTGCTACAGAACATTGTTGAACAAACCAACCTATATGCCAGTCAGTATTTTGAAGCACACACCGCCACATTGCCACACAGTCGACACAAATCATGGAAACCAGTCACACTGCTAGAAATAAAAAAGTTCTTTGGGTTGACTTTTCTAACAGGTTATGTCAAAAAACCTAGCATTGACTTGTActggagtgtggaggag GTGGTGAAGGCGTGGACTGTGAGGCGCAGGTTGGGAGAGGATGAGGTGGagcagacagagggggagggcGGAGGTGCTGAGGGGGATGTGGACGTGGAAGGCAGACCTAATCGAGCACCCTACAACACTGACCCAGACAGCAG ATTACCACACTAA